In Ananas comosus cultivar F153 linkage group 10, ASM154086v1, whole genome shotgun sequence, the following proteins share a genomic window:
- the LOC109716585 gene encoding 1-deoxy-D-xylulose 5-phosphate reductoisomerase, chloroplastic: MALKFSVPGEIGGVSFLDSSRGTFRHLKVDFSFKRRERRTILSKRTCCSIQQNPPPAWPGRAVPEPGRKSWDGPKPLSIVGSTGSIGTQTLDIVAENPDKFQVVALAAGSNVTLLADQVKTFKPKLVAVRNESLVGELKEALADCEEKPEIIPGEQGVVEVARHPDAVTVVTGIVGCAGLKPTVAAIEAGKDIALANKETLIAGGPFVLPLAHKHKVKILPADSEHSAIFQCIQGLPENALRRIILTASGGAFRDWPVEKLKEVRVADALKHPNWNMGKKITVDSATLFNKGLEVIEAHYLFGAEYDNIEIVIHPQSIIHSMVETQDSSVLAQLGWPDMRLPILYTLSWPDRIYCSEVTWPRLDLCKLGSLTFKVPDNVKYPSMDLAYAAGRAGGTMTGVLSAANEKAVELFIDEKISYSDIFKFVELTCDAHRKDLVANPSLEEIIHYDLWARKYAASLQPSSGLSPVPA; the protein is encoded by the exons ATGGCGCTTAAATTCTCAGTTCCGGGGGAAATTGGGGGCGTCTCCTTCTTGGATTCGAGCAGAGGGACCTTTCGACACCTCAAAG TGGATTTTTCATttaagaggagggagaggagaacgATTTTGTCGAAGAGAACATGTTGCTCGATTCAGCAGAACCCGCCACCGGCGTGGCCGGGGCGAGCCGTTCCGGAGCCAGGGCGGAAGTCGTGGGACGGGCCCAAGCCTCTCTCGATCGTTGGCTCGACCGGTTCGATCGGAACTCAG ACTTTGGACATAGTTGCTGAGAACCCGGACAAATTCCAAGTTGTCGCACTTGCCGCTGGATCCAATGTGACTTTATTGGCTGACCAG GTCAAAACCTTCAAGCCCAAGTTGGTTGCTGTGCGAAATGAGTCATTGGTCGGTGAGCTAAAAGAAGCTTTAGCCGACTGTGAAGAGAAACCTGAAATTATTCCTGGGGAGCAAGGAGTTGTAGAG GTTGCTCGCCACCCAGATGCAGTTACAGTCGTTACAGGAATAGTCGGGTGTGCTGGATTGAAG cctaCTGTAGCTGCAATTGAGGCTGGAAAGGATATCGCACTTGCAAACAAAGAAACTCTTATCGCAGGAGGTCCTTTTGTGCTTCCGCTTGCACACAAGCACAAAGTTAAGATACTTCCTGCCGATTCCGAGCACTCTGCAATATTCCAG TGTATTCAAGGCTTACCAGAGAACGCACTTCGCCGCATTATTTTGACTGCTTCTGGAGGAGCCTTCAG GGATTGGCCGGTTGAGAAGTTGAAAGAAGTGAGAGTCGCTGATGCTTTAAAACATCCGAACTGGAACATGGGGAAAAAGATCACTGTTGATTCTGCCACTCTATTCAATAAG GGACTAGAAGTTATCGAAGCGCACTATTTATTTGGCGCCGAGTACGATAATATAGAGATTGTGATTCATCCCCAGTCAATCATACACTCGATGGTCGAGACACAG GACTCGTCTGTTTTGGCTCAGTTGGGATGGCCGGATATGCGGCTACCAATCCTGTACACGTTATCGTGGCCGGACAGAATTTATTGCTCCGAGGTCACGTGGCCCCGACTCGACCTGTGCAA ACTCGGTTCGCTGACATTCAAAGTCCCCGATAACGTGAAGTATCCATCGATGGACCTCGCCTACGCGGCTGGTCGGGCCGGGGGAACGATGACGGGAGTTTTGAGTGCCGCCAACGAGAAGGCCGTGGAGTTGTTCATCGATGAGAA GATCAGCTACTCAGATATCTTCAAGTTCGTCGAGCTCACGTGCGACGCACATAGGAAGGACTTAGTTGCAAATCCGTCCCTCGAGGAGATCATACACTACGATTTGTGGGCCCGGAAATACGCGGCAAGTTTACAACCGTCGTCCGGCCTGAGCCCTGTCCCTGCTTGA